The Ranitomeya imitator isolate aRanImi1 chromosome 3, aRanImi1.pri, whole genome shotgun sequence genome has a window encoding:
- the LOC138671555 gene encoding streptococcal hemagglutinin-like: MQTSILTSILTSIQIYILTSIQTSIQTSIQTSKLTSIQTSIMTSMQTSIQTSKLTSIQTSIQTSIMTSIQIYIQTSILTSIQTSIMTSILTSIQTSILTAILTSILTSIQIYIQTSIQTSIQTSILTSIQTSILTSILTSIQIYIQTSIQTSILTSILTSIQISIQTSILTSILTSIQIYIQTSILTSILTSIQTSIMTSIQTSILTSIQTSILTSIQTSIQTSILTSILTSIQTSILTSIQTSIQTSILTSILTSIQTSIMTSIQTSILTSIQTSILTSILTSIQTSIQTSILTSILTSIQTSILTSIQIYIQTSIQTSILTSIQTSILTSILTSIQISIQTSILTSILTSIQIYIQTSILTSILTFIQTSTLTSIQTSIMTSIQTSILTSIQISIQTSILTSILTSIQTSILTSILTSIQISIQTSIQTSIQIYIQTSILTSIQIYIQTSILISILTSILTSIQISIQTSILTSIQIYIQTSILISILTSIQTSILTSILTSIQIYIQTSILTSIQIYIQTSILISILTSIQTSILISIQISIQTSILTSIQIYIQTSIQIYILTSIQIYIQTSILTSILTSIQISILTSIQIYIQTSILTSILTSIQTSIQTSILTSILTSIQISIQTYIQISIQTSIQIYIQTSILTSIQIYIQTSILISILTSILTSIQISIQTSILTSIQIYIQTSILISILTSIQTSILTSILTSIQIYIQTSILTSILTSILTSIQISIQTSILTSIQIYIQTSILISIQTFILTSILTSILTSIQIYIQTSILTSIQIYIQTSILISILTSIQTSILTSIQIYIQTSIQIYILTSIQIYIQTSILTSILTSILTSILTSIQISILTSIQIYIQTSILTSIQTSIQISIQTSIQTSIQIYIQTSILTSIQIYIQTSILISILTSILTSILNSIQISIQTSILTSIQIYIQTSILISILTSIQIYIQTSILTSIQTSIQTSIQISIQTSIQTSIQISIQTSILTSIQIYIQTSILISILTSIQTSILTSILTYIQTSMQTSMQIYIQTSMQTSMQTSILTSILTSIQTSIQTSIQTSIQTFMQTSLQTSIQTSMQTSMQTSIQTSLLTSILTSILTCSAVPLCTMIACVSAGVRSADSCGWVSVMYPNVG; this comes from the coding sequence ATGCAGACCTCCATACTGACCTCCATACTGACCTCCATACAGATCTACATACTGACCTCCATACAGACCTCCATACAGACCTCCATACAGACTTCCAAACTGACCTCCATACAGACCTCAATAATGACCTCCATGCAGACCTCCATACAGACTTCCAAACTGACCTCCATACAGACCTCCATACAGACCTCAATAATGACCTCCATACAGATCTACATACAGACCTCCATACTGACCTCCATACAGACCTCAATAATGACCTCCATACTGACCTCCATACAGACCTCCATACTGACCGCCATACTGACCTCCATACTGACCTCGATACAGATCTACATACAGACCTCCATACAGACCTCCATACAGACCTCCATACTGACCTCCATACAGACCTCCATACTGACCTCCATACTGACCTCGATACAGATCTACATACAGACCTCCATACAGACCTCCATACTGACCTCCATACTGACCTCGATACAGATCTCCATACAGACCTCCATACTTACCTCCATACTGACCTCCATACAGATCTACATACAGACCTCCATACTGACCTCCATACTGACCTCCATACAGACCTCAATAATGACCTCCATACAGACCTCCATACTGACCTCCATACAGACCTCCATACTGACCTCGATACAGACCTCCATACAGACCTCCATACTGACCTCCATACTGACCTCCATACAGACCTCCATACTGACCTCGATACAGACCTCCATACAGACCTCCATACTGACCTCCATACTGACCTCCATACAGACCTCAATAATGACCTCCATACAGACCTCCATACTGACCTCCATACAGACCTCCATACTGACCTCCATACTGACCTCGATACAGACCTCCATACAGACCTCCATACTGACCTCCATACTGACCTCCATACAGACCTCCATACTGACCTCGATACAGATCTACATACAGACCTCCATACAGACCTCCATACTGACCTCCATACAGACCTCCATACTGACTTCCATACTGACCTCGATACAGATCTCCATACAGACCTCCATACTTACCTCCATACTGACCTCCATACAGATCTACATACAGACCTCCATACTGACCTCCATACTGACCTTCATACAGACCTCCACACTGACCTCCATACAGACCTCAATAATGACCTCCATACAGACCTCCATACtgacctccatacagatctccatacagacctccatactgacctccatactgacctccatacagacctccatactgacctccatactgacctccatacagatctccataCAGACCTCCATACAGACCTCCATACAGATCTACATACAGACCTCCATACTGACCTCCATACAGATCTACATACAGACCTCAATACTGATCTCCATACTGACCTCCATACtgacctccatacagatctccataCAGACCTCCATACTGACCTCCATACAGATCTACATACAGACCTCAATACTGATCTCCATACTGACCTCCATACAGACCTCCATACTGACCTCCATACTGACCTCCATACAGATCTACATACAGACCTCCATACTGACCTCCATACAGATCTACATACAGACCTCAATACTGATCTCCATACTGACCTCCATACAGACCTCCATACTGATCTCCATACAGATCTCCATACAGACCTCCATACTGACCTCCATACAGATCTACATACAGACCTCCATACAGATCTACATACTGACCTCCATACAGATCTACATACAGACCTCCATACTGACCTCCATACtgacctccatacagatctccatactgacctccatacagatctacatacagacctccatactgacctccatactgacctccatacagacctccatacagacctccatactgacctccatactgacctccatacagatctccataCAGACCTACATACAGATCTCAATACAGACCTCCATACAGATCTACATACAGACCTCCATACTGACCTCCATACAGATCTACATACAGACCTCAATACTGATCTCCATACTGACCTCCATACtgacctccatacagatctccataCAGACCTCCATACTGACCTCCATACAGATCTACATACAGACCTCAATACTGATCTCCATACTGACCTCCATACAGACCTCCATACTGACCTCCATACTGACCTCCATACAGATCTACATACAGACCTCCATACTGACCTCCATACTGACCTCCATACtgacctccatacagatctccataCAGACCTCCATACTGACCTCCATACAGATCTACATACAGACCTCAATACTGATCTCCATACAGACCTTCATACTGACCTCCATACTGACCTCAATACTGACCTCCATACAGATCTACATACAGACCTCCATACTGACCTCCATACAGATCTACATACAGACCTCAATACTGATCTCCATACTGACCTCCATACAGACCTCCATACTGACCTCCATACAGATCTACATACAGACCTCCATACAGATCTACATACTGACCTCCATACAGATCTACATACAGACCTCCATACTGACCTCCATACTGACCTCCATACTGACCTCCATACtgacctccatacagatctccatactgacctccatacagatctacatacagacctccatactgacctccatacagacctccatacagatctccataCAGACCTCCATACAGACCTCCATACAGATCTACATACAGACCTCCATACTGACCTCCATACAGATCTACATACAGACCTCAATACTGATCTCCATACTGACCTCCATACTGACCTCCATACTGAACTCCATACAGATCTCCATACAGACCTCCATACTGACCTCCATACAGATCTACATACAGACCTCAATACTGATCTCCATACTGACCTCCATACAGATCTACATACAGACCTCCATACTGACCTCCATACAGACCTCCATACagacctccatacagatctccatacagacctccatacagacctccatacagatctccataCAGACCTCCATACTGACCTCCATACAGATCTACATACAGACCTCAATACTGATCTCTATACTGACCTCCATACAGACCTCCATACTGACCTCCATACTGACCTACATACAGACCTCCATGCAGACCTCCATGCAGATCTACATACAGACCTCCATGCAGACCTCCATGCAGACCTCCATACTGACCTCCATACTGACCTCCATACAGACCTCCATACAGACTTCCATACAGACTTCCATACAGACCTTCATGCAGACCTCCTTACAGACCTCCATACAGACCTCCATGCAGACTTCCATGCAGACTTCCATACAGACCTCCTTACTGACCTCCATACTGACCTCCATACTGACCTGCAGTGCCGTCCCgctctgcaccatgatagcctGTGTGAGCGCTGGTGTGAGGTCAGCAGACTCCTGTGGCTGGGTGTCTGTCATGTACCCGAATGTTGGATAG